The Clostridium sporogenes genome contains a region encoding:
- a CDS encoding DNA polymerase beta superfamily protein, protein MINKLSYKENKIIKLTIDELEKKYNFKVLFGSIIGSKSMNLDNSTSDLDFYLIYESHKNNNKSQIKKNEKINWLFSPNVDIMSRSINYNKRDKLNVKIDFACYEICRVLDEVKKYGVYNKNFPTYNYRNGISNDDGQFLIFRILSSDYLWDNNYIQSNYEKLHNTFIRINILDYYFTRAKGNYDNYLAQRKVKVRKYLYTLHEIYCMKWILKYNTMPPMNFQDLHHEFIDYNICEEIYKLFQINKGNMLDHKKSILGMEKESLNIEKDDKLNKYIENEINKINVEIRKIYTNSKLNVLIGLNENSAMCKYLKT, encoded by the coding sequence TTGATAAATAAATTAAGTTATAAAGAAAATAAAATAATAAAGTTAACAATTGATGAATTAGAAAAAAAATATAATTTTAAAGTATTATTTGGTAGTATTATAGGCAGTAAATCTATGAATTTAGATAATAGTACAAGTGATTTAGACTTCTATTTAATTTATGAGTCTCATAAAAATAATAATAAAAGCCAAATAAAGAAAAATGAAAAAATAAATTGGTTGTTTTCACCAAATGTTGATATTATGTCAAGAAGCATTAATTATAATAAAAGAGATAAATTAAATGTTAAAATAGACTTTGCATGTTATGAAATATGTAGAGTTTTAGATGAAGTTAAAAAATATGGTGTTTACAATAAAAATTTTCCTACTTATAATTATAGAAATGGAATTAGTAATGATGACGGTCAATTCTTAATATTTAGAATTCTTTCTTCAGATTATTTATGGGACAATAATTATATACAATCAAATTATGAAAAATTACATAATACTTTTATTAGAATAAATATTTTAGATTATTATTTTACAAGAGCTAAAGGTAACTATGATAATTATTTAGCACAAAGGAAGGTTAAAGTTAGAAAATATTTGTATACACTACATGAAATATATTGTATGAAATGGATATTAAAATATAATACTATGCCACCAATGAATTTTCAAGATTTACATCATGAGTTTATAGATTATAATATTTGTGAAGAAATATATAAATTGTTTCAAATAAATAAAGGAAATATGTTAGATCATAAAAAAAGCATATTAGGAATGGAGAAGGAATCTCTAAATATAGAAAAAGATGATAAATTAAATAAATATATAGAAAATGAAATTAATAAAATTAATGTAGAAATTAGAAAAATATATACAAATTCTAAATTAAATGTATTAATTGGATTAAATGAAAATTCAGCAATGTGCAAATATTTAAAGACATAA
- the rfbF gene encoding glucose-1-phosphate cytidylyltransferase, whose product MKVVILAGGYGTRISEESHLKPKPMIEIGERPILWHIMKIYSHYNFNDFIICLGYKGYIIKEYFAQYFLHGSDITFDLAKNKMKIHSSEDVEKWKVTLANTGIDTATGGRIKKVREYVGNSTFMLTYGDGVSDINIDKLLEFHRSHGKLATVTAVQPSGRYGVLGLNDESTVLEFVEKPKTLDAWINGGFFVLEPEIFDYIEDDKTSFESIPLTNLAKDGQIVAYRHPGFWKCMDTQRDKNVLEKMWNDEQAPWNVWNK is encoded by the coding sequence ATGAAAGTAGTTATTTTAGCAGGAGGATATGGAACACGTATAAGTGAAGAATCACATTTAAAACCTAAGCCTATGATAGAAATTGGGGAAAGACCTATATTATGGCATATAATGAAAATATATTCTCATTATAATTTTAATGATTTTATAATATGTTTAGGATATAAAGGATATATAATAAAAGAATATTTTGCCCAATATTTTTTGCATGGTTCGGATATTACATTTGATTTAGCAAAAAATAAAATGAAAATTCATTCTAGTGAAGATGTAGAGAAATGGAAAGTAACATTAGCTAATACAGGTATTGATACAGCAACTGGTGGAAGAATAAAAAAAGTAAGAGAATACGTAGGGAATAGTACTTTTATGCTTACTTATGGTGATGGTGTATCAGATATAAATATTGATAAGTTATTAGAGTTTCATAGATCTCATGGTAAACTTGCTACAGTTACAGCAGTTCAACCTAGTGGAAGGTATGGTGTTTTAGGGTTAAATGATGAATCAACCGTTTTAGAATTTGTTGAAAAACCTAAAACATTAGATGCGTGGATAAATGGTGGATTTTTTGTGCTTGAACCAGAAATTTTTGATTATATAGAAGATGATAAGACATCTTTTGAAAGTATTCCACTTACTAATCTTGCAAAGGATGGTCAAATCGTTGCATATAGGCATCCAGGTTTTTGGAAATGTATGGATACTCAAAGAGATAAGAATGTTCTTGAAAAAATGTGGAATGATGAACAGGCTCCTTGGAATGTATGGAATAAATAA
- a CDS encoding IS6 family transposase: MSKASKIHCPKCHNSNLYKFGKDKYGNQKYQCKECRRQFAPAAEKRQLIGYPRCPLCGKGTFIHHNYSNYINYRCNDKRCNHSFFIAKPTAILPSSNTKIDGKLDFKGMRFPIHIILMALDLYFLNESSTRRISQYLFRLFNVKVSHVTIANWTKKFAAYFKLKSDRLLKDVVLSDSDEWHADETVVFINGKRHYLWLVIDSESRLIISYHLSPYRDAKQAFSLFNDAKKFGSPRAIVTDRLPSYNVPIKSTFEDTVHIKVQSFRDDISNNIIESFNKTFKSWYKGLRGFNSFDSANKLISMFIFHYNFLRPHYSLRDLSPAEVIGVTYSTKAKNNWLLAA, from the coding sequence ATGTCAAAAGCTAGTAAAATTCATTGTCCTAAATGCCACAATAGCAATCTCTACAAATTTGGAAAAGATAAATATGGAAACCAAAAATATCAATGTAAAGAGTGCAGAAGACAATTCGCGCCTGCGGCGGAAAAGCGTCAGCTTATCGGTTATCCTCGTTGTCCTTTATGTGGCAAAGGAACTTTTATTCATCACAATTACTCAAATTACATTAATTATCGTTGTAACGATAAAAGGTGTAATCATAGTTTCTTTATAGCAAAGCCTACGGCCATACTACCTTCAAGTAATACCAAGATAGATGGCAAATTAGATTTTAAGGGTATGAGATTCCCAATCCATATTATTTTAATGGCATTAGACCTTTATTTCCTCAATGAAAGTTCTACAAGAAGGATTTCTCAGTATTTATTTAGATTGTTTAATGTAAAAGTATCTCATGTAACTATTGCAAATTGGACTAAAAAGTTTGCTGCATACTTTAAATTAAAATCCGATAGGTTGCTAAAAGATGTTGTTCTATCGGATTCTGACGAATGGCACGCAGATGAAACTGTTGTATTTATAAATGGGAAACGTCATTATCTATGGCTTGTTATTGACTCTGAAAGTAGACTAATTATTTCTTATCATTTATCACCATATAGAGATGCAAAACAAGCTTTTAGTCTATTTAATGATGCTAAGAAATTTGGTTCTCCCAGAGCTATAGTTACTGACAGGCTTCCCTCTTATAATGTACCAATAAAATCAACATTTGAAGATACTGTGCACATAAAAGTTCAATCATTTAGAGATGATATCTCTAATAATATTATTGAATCCTTTAATAAAACATTTAAATCCTGGTATAAAGGCTTAAGAGGTTTTAACTCTTTTGATAGTGCTAACAAACTAATATCTATGTTTATATTTCATTATAACTTTCTACGTCCACACTACTCACTACGTGATTTATCACCTGCTGAAGTAATAGGAGTTACTTATTCAACTAAAGCCAAAAATAATTGGTTATTAGCTGCCTAA